In Sciurus carolinensis chromosome 16, mSciCar1.2, whole genome shotgun sequence, the genomic window GAACGTATATATTTTAATGAGAGATCAAAATCTACTATCTcaggctggagagatagctcagctgatagagtgcttgcctcgcaagcacaaggccctgagtttgatccccagtaccgcaaaaaaaacccaaaaatctaCTATCTCAATATTTTGAATGCACAAGACTTAATTCTGTATCTATAACAGTGTGTCTATATGGCTCCTATTGTAATATCAGTCACCCACCTTGATTCCTTGCTAACAGTTTTACCGAACTCAGTTATTGATCAACACACTTCAGAGTGTGTCCTCTGAAATTATCAATTATGCTGCTACCACCCTACAGTATTGATGCTTTATGTAACAAAGCTTAGCACATGGTATGGGGAAACTTGTGTGTTCCTAACGTGAAACCATGTGGGTCCTGTGGTAGCTGTCCTAATGCTTGGGCTCCCTGAGCATAACTCACCATTAGAGAGGTGCCTGCTGGATTATAGTTCCATCAGAGCATCTGAATTAATAAAAGTGTCCATGTTGTCATAATTGACATTGTCctataaaattattctttccaagTGTATGGAAACACATTGCAATGAAAGCTTAACTAACCCACAGTTTAGAAGGTAATAGGAATTTagaaaaaacattaaacacaGAAAAGGATTGTTTGAAGAACCCCACTCACCACTCTTATGGAGGTCCAGTGGTTCCCTGCACTGACTCTTGTCACTCAGCCAGATGAGTCTCTCTCAATTCCCCTAATCTGGGCATAAATGTAGACAGATATTTCCTTTCTGAACGAACAAGTTCTGGTCACTGTGCAAAGTCACCTAATAATCTGCCTTATGTTGTGAAAATTCAAGGAGTTGCCATGTGCTGCCTTCATAGTAGGATGTTATATGTAATTCACGCATTTGAAGATTCACCCAAACCTCATCAAAACCTGCCAGTAAAGGAAAAGCATGTTGATTTACAGTGCAAACCCCATAGAGTGGGAAATGCTGGCTCTTGATTGACAGGACATATGAAGCCCAGGACTGCTCTTCCCTGCAGGGCACTCCAGCCGGGACAGCAGCAAACTGGCAGCCATTGATGTGGCTATGGGAATCATCTACCTGTCACAGACTGTGGTTGGAGCTCTGGGCaattcctctcttctcctccgTTACCTGGTACTTTATTTCACTGGGTGCAGGGTAAGATACACAGACATGATTCTTCAGCACTTGTTTGTGGCCAACTTGTTAAGCCTCCTGTGTAGGGGAGTTCCCCAGACAGTAGAAAGTTTTGGAGTGAAAGATTTTCACAGTGATATTGGATGCAAGCTGCTGTTCTATGTTCACAGAGTGGGCAGGGGTGTGTCCCTTGTCAGCACCTGCCTTCTGAGTATCTTCCAGGTCATAAAGATAAGTCCTGGGGACTCCAGGTGGGCAGACCTTAAAGTCAAATCTCCCAAGTACATTGGTTCCTCCATGTCCCTGAGCTGGATCCTCTACATGCTTATAAAtacttttaatcttatttatataACTGGAAAATGGAGCAATACAAGTGTGACAAACATAAAAGATGTTGGATACTGTTCTGCTACTCATCCTGACACAACCACAGTGTCATTCTTGGCAGCATTTCTCACATTCCCTGATGCTGTGTGTGTGGGCCTCATGCTCTGGTCCAGCAGCTCCATGGTGCTCATCCTGCACAGGCACAAGCAAAGAATGATGCACATTCATAAGGCCAGCACCCACAGGTCCTCCCCTGAGTCTAGAGCCACTAAAACCATCCTTGCCCTGGTGAGCacctttgtctctttttatacACTTTCCTCCATTTTTCAGTGTTGGATGACTCTTATTTCTAATCCCAAATGGTTTGTGGTACACATGGGTGCAATAGTTACTGGGTGTTTCCCAGCTGTCAGCCCCTTTCTGCTCTTGAGTCCAGATTCGAGGTTCTGTTTTGCCTGGAAACAGAATTAGAAAACCCTGATCTTATGACAAACATGTAAACTGTAAGTTTTTGCACAattcttatttgcttatttattctaGTCCAAAAATATGAAGCATAATTATATACACATTGTGGCAATGGTGATTTTTACACTAGACTCAGGTATTTTCACTGGCCTGCTGGTACTTGCTGGGTAGCCTGGGTTGTTAGGGTAGCTAGACTTTAGTGATCCTCCTCCATGCCTGGGGACTGTCATGGGGCTTGTGGGGAGTTCAGCCAGGACACGGTTATGGCCAGAATCATGTACTCCCTGTCCAAGGCAAGTCTGAGACCTCCGTGTGAAGCGTGTGCTCACCAGTCAttaattctttctctttgtctaGCATGGgcattctccttctctctcccttatACCCTgtgaatttttagttttgatatGATTAGATAATTAATGGGAACTTCATGTTGTGATGTCGTCTGCTAACCTAGCTGCCGGATACCGAGGAGTGAAGTAGAAAACTCGAGAATAGAggataagcatttttttttattgtaaacaaatgggatacatgttgtttctctgtttgtacatggcgtaaaggcataccatttgtgtaatcataaatttacatagggtaatgttggattcattctgttattttttcccttccccccacccgtcccacccctcttttccctctatacagtccttccttcctccattcttgcccccctccctaaccctaactctaaccctaacactaacccctctcaccccccattatgtgtcatcagaGGATAAGCATTTTGATCTGCAGTTTAAGGAAGTTCTGCTGAGGCTCACCAGACACTGCTCTCCCTCTGTGTTGTTCCTCATTGGTGCTTCCCTCCTTGTCAGGCTACATCAGAAAACGTAAAATAGCAGTGTATCCCTCTCCTGAGCTTTGGCACTCTGCTGTTTCTGCCAGGACTTCAATAGTTACATGTCTACTCTGCATAAACACTGGATTGCTCCTGTGCTGACTTTCCAAATTCAACAACTAGCACTCACCTGTGCCCTGAGAAGAGTCACTGAGAGACTGCACCCAGATTTAGGGTGTTGAGCAGAAAGTTGGCTATAGGCTGAGGAATTCTGCAGTGTACAGATGTTGGACAACACAGTGATCAGATTTCCTGGATCTAtcccaaaaatattcactgaaatgTTGAGTTAACTTATTAGACATGTTCTGTTCTAATCTGCTTTCCTAACAAAAGTTCAACACAGTTTTTCATGTGAACATCTCTCATAAAATTATAATGGTATTAATGGTCTTAATTCTCAGGAGATTGGGAAGTTATCCTACAGGGAAAGTGTTACCACTGCACCCTCTTTTAGAGTTAGCATTTCTTCTAAATAGTcttcattgttaatttttttcttttttctttttttattatatttgttctaattaattgtacataacattagaatgcatttatacattttgatagcttgTACATAGAGTCTCTTATCCTCCTGATCATACACATTacagaatcacattggtcatgcactcatacatgcacatgaggtaataatgttcgtttcactctactatcattccttcccctatATCCCTATCCCTCCCTTCACTCATCTCtactaatataaagtaactattcttccctatatccccaccccttattgtgaattagcttctgcctatcagagaaaacatttggcctttggtttttggggtttggtttatttcagttagcatgatattctctaactccctccatttgccagcaaatgctagaatttcattcttctctaaaactgagtaatattcctttctacatatgtaacacattttctttgttcattcatctgttgaagggcatctaggtttgttccatagtttagctattgtaaattgagctgctataaacattgatgtgattctCTCATTGcagtatgtttattttaagttctttgggaatAATCTGAGGAGTGAGATCATTGGGTCAAattgtgtttccattccaagttttctgaggaatctccatactgctttccataatgattgtacAAAttcacaaaaacagcatgatattggcaccaaaacagacaagcagatcaatggtacagaatagaagacacagagacaatcccacataaatacaggtaccTCATagttgacaaaggtgccaaagacaTTCAGTGGAGAagagatagcttattcaacaaatggtactgggaaaaaatggaaagccacatgtaacaaattTAATTCTGCATGAaatcaactcactgtggatcaaagacagtcactagaacagagactaccagaagaaaaagtaggcacaaatcttcatcttgtcagTGTAGGATgtgacttctttaaaaataccCCTAATGTCCAAGAAGgtaaatgaagaatcaataaatgggatggacacAAACTAAAAAGtctcttttcagcaaaagaaacaatcagtaatgtgaagaaagagcctacagattggaagaaaatctttattacatgcacttcagataaagcagtaatctctaggatatataaagaactcaaaaaacttaataccaaaaaaattccaatcaataaatgggttaaggaactgaacaaacacttcctTGAAGAAGGAatacaaccaatcaacaaatatatgaaaaaaatggtcaATATGTTCTTGAAGGGAATGCCAGAATGCAGAATGTTTAATTTCTTATCACTAagcaattcatttttaatgtatctaAATATGCTACTAGACCTAAATCTCTTTTCCCTCACACTTATTTACACCTTTATGTTTTGGAGGATTTCTTGGTACAGACAAGCTCCTGGGGCTCCCAGATGTCATATTTTTATCTGCTTTCTTACTGATAGCAACAAGGAATTTTTAACTCAATGGGTAATTTTCACAATGTGGACACTTCCTTTGATAATCCATCTTTGCCCAGCTCTGATCTAGTTTCACAAACGGGTGTCCTTTCTTGTGTTTGTGATATGAGATGTCCCCAGACTCTCCTGTGTTGATGTGGGAATATTCAGCAGTGAAATGCCTGGATTGGGAGCTCTAACCTTCTCTGTGCTCCCTAGTTTGAATGGAATGAATGACTGACAGCTGTGAGAAGGTGGGGAATGGCTGGAGGAGCTGAGTCGCTGCAGTCGTGCCCTCAGTGGGGGCAACTTCCCTGAAGGTCACtccctccttctctgtctctcttcttcctcGCTGCAATGAGGAGAGCAGATTCCCTCCAACCTGTCCTTCCCCAATGTTGTTCCACTTCTTCCTGAACTCACAGCAACAGAGTAGCcttctgtgaactgagacctggTATCATGTGCTggaatgaacctttcctcctctaagttgttctttttgggtattttggtcgcagcgatgaaaatctgactaaaacagaaattagtaGCAAGAAGTGGTTCCATTGCTATGACTAAtctgagcaagagaaagaaataaagagttgTCAAATTGGGGAAGAGAAAATCAAACTCTCTTTGCACATGAGATGATCTTCCATACAATAGAACCCAAACACTCTCAAAAACTACTTTAGCTAATGAACAAATTTATAATAGTCACTCAATATAaatcaacacacagaaatcagTCGCATTAGTAAATGTCAAAAGCAATTtatatgaaatggaaatcaataaatcaataccaTTTCCAATACCTAAAAAgattatctgaaaataaatttggcCATTGGTGAAAGGTCTCtattataaaaacatgaatttgaaaaataaaagaaaacactcaaaaatgtggaaagacatcccaCATACTTAGGTTGGAAAAATCAATGCTGTTAAGGTGTCCACAATATCCCCTGTGATCTACAGATACAACTCAACCTCTGTCAAAATGCCAATTGTATAATACAAtgtaaagctgctcccccgccctttacgTTACAGCCatttctctgcctcccaacttacaacctagcttgtcagtctgcgaacatcctagctagctattggttcatcaatgagcctgcaagtatccttctctttTATTTGCCCCTTGTTAGTctgcaaaattccactacttaagaataactcgcctgccattttctctctctctcctccttgctttcatgctctctcctcctggctttcactctctcttgtgcacatgctctctctcttttcctctaattttctctcttaccctgcagggagacactctgcctgtttgcttaacaaactctcttatgtgagttccggCATctagagtggtttctgggttcttacattggtgccatggcttggatgggctcttctactgctgcttaggtgagtggaatcccatccATCAACCCAGACTCCCagatgctggtctcaccttccattttccCAGACACTCTCCACATACACCACCGaccttcagattggtgagttttcccctaggtcagCTTAAACACTCttctgctgacctgagatgtgATCGCTGATGGTCCGGTACCCTCTAGATGGTTGAGGAATCCCCCATCCACAACATTTACAGTTATGACTGtcccccttagttgaccttatctgatggtGGGGccctgatctttatggtggagattctctctcagggttgaggctcctcttcgtGCTTGCTCTCACTCTTGAAAATTCTGAGGTCAGGCTTTTGCCAGGCACACActgatgcttgtgtgatgaccccatcattgtgctgccttctcatctccagtcgaatagtctgtgaccttgggacaCTCTGGACCCTGgcttggctgtatcagtctccaccatgggatctgggtcctccattcttgCAGATTCACACCTTGGGTGTCTACTAGATAATCTTAAATCCCTTTACCTGAACTGCAGCCTAGGTAATCAATCCAAAGTGGCcacataatggcacacagcttctgtgagcaagtgggcagatggaacgggagtccttatcttcaagtcttttctttcttgcactcctttgctcttcctgcaaactcaaaagcctccttttggcttcttctccccctctaaatccctcctcctcctccaacttccacTTAGTtaacaaaccacccccatacTGGTCTGCTATGGCAGAGACCCCTCCAACCCCTGCTTCTCCATTTCCTTTGTcccattctgtttctgtttctgttctcCTGtccagcccacccagtcctcctgccatgaggtcccatgCACATATTCTAGCTCcccatgggaggtggctggtgtggaggaagtaaccctaaccagcccaacagtcagTGGTATGTCATTGactgatatatatgtatactgtatgatatagcagccccattcctcaaaagtagtgggagataatgtttcataattttctgcatccaaacctgacctgattcccaaccagaaaaaaagtttaaaagcctTAGGCAATTCCCCCTGCCTAACCTTGATAaagcctacattggaatgtagactgcagcaggcTCAGGGAGGGACCAACCTGagattgaagggaaaaaaaagtatccattttaaatttctcctgggctgccaCACAGAACACTCTATCTCTCCCCCTCACCCTTCTCTCTgaccttctctttctcactctctcatgctataattaatggccggtatcatttttcttctaggacttttgtttttcttaaatgctatgttttttgagttcacaattttgatcctacatacccaggttaatgatttttgatcatttctttttatccaattctatttatttttgaacatctgttacattgcaatggagataaatgttacaaggcctttgcttttgtgttatgtgatGTCTGTCTGTGTGCAACTAAATATGagtatgcataaaattaaaatttaaaaaatggatccaaatacttttaattcacatcatttaaaaaggttcaatttaaattgggtaagctaataaaagtaaaacgtctttaaaattaactcacaagtctctaggtcatcaaactaataaaatgttgatgtttataaaatatctaacatcaatttttccaggacttttcttcaacaggaaagagatggcaaatactgtaggtacacttgtctgatatcttggttttttttacagtaagatgagtgaattagggTTGACATGTataggattactcaaatgtgtttggtagagacatctgattaattacaaagttaaaatgctaattattaaataacatcaagtactctttaactccttaaattccatggggtaacatacttaaacattattggtgttttcatatattggtaaataaaaaagggtttaccaagagttatgtcctaacaagtacaattctatatacaaagggttccaaaagtttTGACTATGTttaaagtactataaataacaaaatatttagagtactataaatagcaaaaattagagtactataaaaaacaaaatacttaatctattaaaatggagtaatttatctaaattcagaaatttcataagagttgtttcagaatgagaagaaaaagggggtcaacagataggaaaggaaaaggaaaaggttctaggtatgaaaatttgtttaaagttcttgtgtgatgaaatatatgagggttgaagtaagtgctaagaaagtccgTATAAGTGAAGGGCAAATTTCagcaagtttgtgtgtaactaagttggttacaagtatgtgagacaatcagttaaagctatttggggtttttcctaaggtcaaatgctaatgtactgatataaaacaaagtttaatctaaaatgacaaggatttctttaaagaaaaacactaatttactcttaatattatgtctgttaagttctattcttagaacaattagtcttaaaaaattggggtttatacaattatcgTTAAgcaacaactgttagagtattgtactacattacaaagtctaaatttttctttaaaaactaaatttggaatggtcattctttgtatagtaaatgtattcatattttccaggtatacaagcctttaaagcagaaaatttatcaagctgctattctccaaattaaacttgtctgtaatggtaatttaaCTTATAGAGTAactttattggggatttatttctatcatttaatgttctattataggacctgttatcaatagggtatatgtaaaatttgttactttttacactgagataaaaaatttaaatgtaaatgtatttctaaaagttagtgagagcctgatttgtttaaaggttaatatcatgaaacatgaaagcattttcccACTTTggcacacaaaaggaaagttaaaatctctctcagtctttctttaattcatgatttagatataatgttaaatggTACTAACTAATGTTCATATTGACCTAGgtgtcaatatatgtaaacttcttaaaatgacatttaagaaaaaagcaaagatcaaTATCAGAAttaagagccacgccttacctgagataaggctctgcctcccctcccaccttactgcatgttagagtggctccaaaataagccagactccagcttctttaaagttatattcaaaagattctTGTGAaactactgtgatctcaaatgggatatAATGTAGAGCTCAGCCAAAAATTCAAGATAgatattatacaagctgaatttttactcttgctaatttcattttgtaaaactgttacctgttttgcagaggtactgcttcaagaacacacaaccaagtaacttgtgataataagccatcacctacagaacagatagtataCAGTGGTAACTTCCAATATTAATACAGActtcagttaaataaaagggtgaataactgtaaagtcatagacattgaagttaaagcccagtactctcactttatgactggtgagactggcctgctggatggttaagatcaaacttagagattgaaattaaataacaagacaggaacagctTGAtattagacacctagcaaaacagttaataccaaaatatagccattcttgggcatttaaaagaaacaatagttaaatgtaacttaaaatatacatttgtgttagcccactagaataaataTTGGaaactacaaaagagagattcttaggcaaatatgCCTGACAACTaccaagagaaactgccagagtcagaagtttttagtcagtttagggccttcctaagctacacaggtaggattaatctatgtttgctagtaagattaactagccctaagtaacagaaatatagggatcttactaaacacaggttataccaataaaaggatattttacaaatattagatGACAtcaagtagcttaactatattttctggggacatcaatgatattaagagttaaatgttgtgtttacattcctgataacctggacaacgttaaagttcccaaataaaggccttgtcctctccagtcttgGTTAAGTCTTGTTaggggaacaacttctcagttcttccaccccctggtgagggattattgacttctctcatcttcagatattcattggcatgttccagattctgcaacatttatattgtattaatctcatttcagtatgcatgtctttttgttcttctctcatagaagcaccaaCCCCctgatgcctttacaacctgctcttccccagccagacttctaccatggaccccttaattgacccaatttttaaaagggaactccaaactgcttgccccatgatgcccccttccagcttgaagcagccagagcagtcatcaGCCCATTTCCCtgcagcagtaaggagttcctaaagctaaagtggagaatgaagccagaattggggacagttaggtagtgtagaaataggggatcagccAAATTGAGAAAATGCAGTCCAcaaaagccatctgcctctataagtctggaagttggagactgccctggggagaatggaatgtcaaggatctccagagcccattgattaccaaatttccctgcccttatcaaggactgcaagcaaggagctgctgattaatgccccctgggcccttgcctggctgaatcactttggctctccccctgccccatccacttcttactttttacatctcgcctgcaaaaccaggcctagtcatgtaaacaggaagaagagataagaggggaaagaactgaagaacaaaagatcttcttataaaaacaaaaatggtggaatataaaataatataaagctgctcccccgccctttacaTTACAGCCatttctctgcctcccaacttacaacctagcttgtcagtctgtgaacatcctagctagctattggttcatcagtcagtctTCAAGTTTCCTTCTCAGttattggtcccttgttagcctgcaaaattccactacttaagaatagcttccctgccattttctctctctctcttcctcattttcatgctctctcctcctggctttcactctctcttgtgcACATGCTCTCTCTATTTCACtctaattttctctcttactctgcaggaagacactctgcctgtttgcttaataaactctcttatgtgagttcccgtgtccagagtggtttctgggttcttacaaatTGGATTTCACATGactatttaaaaagataagaaactTGTTTGAACCACAGAAGTACTTTAATACACAAAGCAATCTTGAGGGAAAAAGAAGCAGATGAAATGATGCCaccttatttcaaaatacactgCAAGACTTTAGTATTCAAAAGAGCAAGGTGTTGGCATAAAATCAGACACACAGATCAGTGGGCTGAGAAGGAGAACTTTGAAGTAAGCCAAAGCATCCATAGCTAACTAATCTTCCACAGCAATGCCAAAGACTTTCCCTGGAtaaaggaaaactttttaaactAATCGTTGAGGGAGTATTGAGTGTCCACATGCTGAAGAATAGTGTCACTCTATAAAAAAGTCAACCCTAGGTGAAGAAAATATCCAAATGTACTATGATATACTGTGAAACAGGTATGCTTAGCCTAAATGGAAAATCACCAAATATGTGCTCTATGTGGAAGTATCCTGTGGTGATACAAATttaaacaatttctttaaaatcattcaCATGGTATGCACAACATCACAGCTGGTACAAAACTGCCCATATTTAGTTAGGAACATTAAACCAGTGCATATAAATAGTACATCttgaaaaatgattcaaaatgctACCTCTGCATTGTAACACCAACTTAGATAGTATTAAGGGAATTAACAAAACAATCTGCATTAAGATGTTCATgtattagatttttctttaatgtgtctCATTAAAGAACATGCTTACAAACATGCTCAGGGTGCTCCATTTTAAActgcatggaatatatttttccatggagaaaaatacaaaaactaaaaatacaaaactagATTATAGATTCTAGGACATAAACACATTTCCTAGTGGCCCTGTTACAATCTGGCAGCTTCAACTTTGAATGCctcttttcagtttgttttgaTAGTTGTTTTAGTCAAGGTCTTCTAGAATAACATAATCGACAGGAAGTATGactataaaaggggatttattataTTGGCTTACATGACGAGAAACTGGATAGTCCCAATgcccatctgcagctggagaactggaagaacgaGCAGCTGCACAGCTCAAGGCACAAAAACCACAGAACAAGGggaatcaacagtgctaccctagtcgagaccaagacttctggaaactacctggagcaTCACTGGCAGAGCCccctttggaagagtgaagaagcacgAGTTTGATATGCTCAGACTATGGAAGCAGCAATCAGAAACCTGTTCAAGAACAGCCAAGCTTGCATctgtatctgcttccttgttcttccagcttttattccatcctattgggtggtgcctCCCATGCTtaggagggtctccacttcagtgcactatcccacattcctatctttcctagacacaccctcatggacacacccagagaccTCTTAGTTGTCAGCATCTCTTAAACCAATCAAGTagacctttaatattaaaaattctaataggtggtcttttctttctggaaaagatGAGCCATAGCTTGAAGAAGTGTGaaggaagataaaatttcttattctcttAGAGTGCCAGAAATAGCCTCAGAGGTTCCTGGTAAGTGGATAAGAAAAAGCCACTTTTGATTATTCTCTGGTTGTGGCCTCTTCCAAAATGCTCTCAATGGAATCAGTGCCTGTGGCTTCTTCCCAGCTAGTCCTTACTCCTGAAGAAATttttacctcaataaaataattttatactacAGTGGAAGGGGTTcttgtggttttcctttttaatttttgtttattttggtgttattaaaataaaacacttgagttttcaagatggcggactagggggcggctgcatttcacgttgctccaggacgcaagattcaaaagaggagatagtgagagacttgggaccaactcaaagccactgagtgagtctctcccattggggaggtgtcccggatggggcggtagtccctgaacgcagggaactttgtgaagtagagctgcttggtgagacgcccctccccccactggagcagtaaacatggaccactgggatcatcgtagaggaggcggctcagcacagcgcttggactcagagcaaccactgggtctccgggcggctgcctgaggaggagctgtgtggtgagctgtgtagactcagagcaaccacttctgaacactggggggttgcccggaggaagaggagaagcacggcaggtcgcttggtctaggagtgactgcatcagagctacaggcggctgccagaggaggagctgcgtggcgagctgtttgaattcagaacgaccacttcagaacaccggtggcctgcctggaggaggagcgtggtgggttccttggtctaggagtgactgcttCAGAGCtgcaggcggtt contains:
- the LOC124966188 gene encoding vomeronasal type-1 receptor 4-like, whose protein sequence is MNAVGLPVPHILDQSIDCSPAYHCGPPGIMRHSSRDSSKLAAIDVAMGIIYLSQTVVGALGNSSLLLRYLVLYFTGCRVRYTDMILQHLFVANLLSLLCRGVPQTVESFGVKDFHSDIGCKLLFYVHRVGRGVSLVSTCLLSIFQVIKISPGDSRWADLKVKSPKYIGSSMSLSWILYMLINTFNLIYITGKWSNTSVTNIKDVGYCSATHPDTTTVSFLAAFLTFPDAVCVGLMLWSSSSMVLILHRHKQRMMHIHKASTHRSSPESRATKTILALVSTFVSFYTLSSIFQCWMTLISNPKWFVVHMGAIVTGCFPAVSPFLLLSPDSRFCFAWKQN